The Myxocyprinus asiaticus isolate MX2 ecotype Aquarium Trade chromosome 39, UBuf_Myxa_2, whole genome shotgun sequence genome window below encodes:
- the p2ry12 gene encoding P2Y purinoceptor 12 has translation MELTTALTRVTDNYFNQTNKNHSMEACSRDSALKMTVFPILYTILFILGFSLNGLAAWVFLRIPSKSHFIIYLKNIVVADIIMTLTFPFKILADSNLASVGERVFVCRVSSVLFYLTMYISILFFGLISIDRCRKTMWPFVGTSPRRLFHRKLLSGFIWISLLALSLPNVILTSRPNSSARFKCSDLKTELGLQWHEFVNHVCQVIFWGNLVTVIICYTLISKELYKSYARTQAQHRVTQGHPRRAIAPMKQPNKKNIQANVFLVLAVFFICFVPFHFARVPYTISQTRGRMFNCQQKLFFFQLKESTLWLSSLNSVLDPLIYFFLCKSFRSSLFNTLRLSPGRCRALRELGTDTVSTPLGNTQP, from the coding sequence ATGGAGCTCACAACAGCACTGACTCGGGTCACAGACAATTACTTCAATCAGACCAATAAGAATCACTCAATGGAGGCTTGTTCCCGTGACAGCGCTCTGAAGATGACAGTATTTCCCATTCTCTACACCATTCTCTTCATCCTGGGCTTCTCTCTAAATGGTCTGGCAGCATGGGTGTTCCTACGAATCCCCAGCAAATCACACTTCATCATCTACCTGAAAAACATTGTGGTGGCCGATATCATCATGACGCTCACCTTCCCCTTCAAGATCCTCGCCGACTCAAACTTAGCATCAGTTGGCGAGCGTGTCTTCGTCTGTCGTGTGTCGTCCGTGCTCTTTTACCTCACGATGTACATCAGCATCCTGTTCTTTGGCTTGATCAGCATCGACCGCTGTAGAAAGACCATGTGGCCCTTTGTAGGCACCAGCCCTAGACGTCTATTCCACAGAAAGCTTCTCTCTGGCTTCATCTGGATTTCACTGTTGGCTCTTTCATTACCCAACGTCATCCTAACTAGCCGTCCGAACAGTTCAGCTCGCTTTAAGTGCAGCGATCTAAAGACAGAGTTGGGACTGCAGTGGCATGAATTTGTCAACCACGTTTGCCAGGTGATATTCTGGGGAAATCTGGTAACTGTGATAATATGTTACACACTCATCTCAAAGGAGCTCTACAAGTCTTACGCCCGGACGCAAGCTCAACACAGGGTGACACAAGGACACCCAAGAAGAGCTATTGCTCCGATGAAACAACCAAACAAGAAAAACATACAGGCCAATGTGTTTCTGGTGTTGGCGGTCTTCTTCATTTGCTTTGTACCCTTTCACTTTGCCCGAGTTCCATACACCATCAGTCAGACGCGTGGACGCATGTTTAACTGCCAGCAGAAGTTATTTTTCTTCCAGTTGAAGGAAAGCACACTGTGGCTTTCCTCGCTTAATTCAGTGCTCGATCCACTCATTTACTTCTTCCTCTGTAAGTCCTTCAGGAGCTCCCTGTTTAACACTCTGCGTCTTTCTCCTGGACGCTGCAGGGCATTGCGGGAGCTTGGGACAGATACGGTCAGCACACCGCTGGGCAACACACAGCCATAA